Proteins from a genomic interval of Arachis hypogaea cultivar Tifrunner chromosome 10, arahy.Tifrunner.gnm2.J5K5, whole genome shotgun sequence:
- the LOC112714804 gene encoding uncharacterized protein isoform X1 translates to MGDVEKVKEEAMQILGASEVLPKLVVFDLDYTLWPFYCECRSKREMPSLYPHATGILLALKQKGIHLAIASRSPTPHIASSFLNKLNLNSIFVAQEIFSSWTHKTDHFQKIHSTTGVPFNSMLFFDDENRNIQALSCKSGMIGIIGIKDGSDKHLGWEWGQPWSTKRRAYKILSKLECISEEQAEMVGQVL, encoded by the exons ATGGGGGATGTGGAGAAGGTGAAGGAGGAGGCTATGCAGATATTGGGAGCGTCAGAGGTTTTACCTAAACTGGTGGTTTTCGATCTCGATTACACTCTCTGGCCTTTCTACTG TGAGTGCCGGTCGAAGCGCGAGATGCCTTCTCTGTATCCTCATGCCACTGGCATCTTGCTCGCTCTCAAACAAAAAGGCATCCATCTTGCCATTGCTTCTAGATCCCCCACTCCTCACATCGCTTCTTCTTTCCTTAACAAACTCAACCTTAATTCCATCTTTGTTGCCCAG GAGATATTTTCAAGTTGGACCCACAAAACAGATCATTTCCAGAAAATTCATTCCACAACTGGGGTTCCCTTCAACTCTATGCTCTTTTTTGATGATGAGAATAGGAACATCCAAGCG CTGAGTTGTAAGAGTGGTATGATTGGGATCATAGGTATCAAAGATGGGAGTGACAAGCATCTTGGTTGGGAATGGGGTCAACCTTGGAGCACTAAGAGAAGGGCTTACAAGATTCTCTCAAAACTGGAATGCATCTCAGAAGAACAAGCAGAGATGGTTGGACAAGTACTCTAA
- the LOC112714809 gene encoding uncharacterized protein, which yields MVGGGEGAIGPVAMDAGSELQPMGHHAMESVSSPGYRSRPAMAGLHSSMDGGFDKDVAVSCLVPEKNVVGLQVGLVRDGEDFMEDYLTLNGAVIDGGSVGTGFAMDISVGILKNSDGKALEREEQMLKNRRAWKLAVESGAVQYNDEDDIMAILHGQNKALAQKRRLAK from the coding sequence ATGGTTGGTGGAGGTGAGGGGGCCATCGGGCCTGTAGCGATGGATGCTGGGAGTGAGCTGCAACCGATGGGACACCATGCTATGGAGTCTGTGTCATCGCCTGGGTACCGCTCAAGGCCGGCAATGGCAGGGCTGCATTCCTCCATGGACGGTGGGTTCGACAAGGATGTGGCGGTGAGTTGTTTAGTGCCTGAAAAAAATGTTGTGGGCTTGCAAGTTGGTTTGGTTAGAGATGGAGAAGACTTTATGGAAGACTATTTAACCTTGAATGGTGCGGTGATTGATGGAGGCAGTGTCGGAACTGGGTTTGCCATGGACATTAGCGTTGGAATTCTGAAAAACAGTGATGGAAAGGCTTTGGAACGGGAGGAGCAGATGCTGAAAAATAGGAGGGCGTGGAAGTTGGCTGTTGAATCAGGAGCCGTGCAGTACAACGATGAAGATGATATAATGGCAATTCTTCATGGACAGAATAAAGCACTAGCTCAAAAGAGGAGATTAGCGAAGTAG
- the LOC140172887 gene encoding uncharacterized protein, translating to MIREKWRNLDKLQFTEKMKALTLPLGRWHKDNFGDMDKKIRCFEEEIKKLDEMAGNGFYDGTVETRRKALVSCCKRWYVKKEIHWKQMPWSRQAKDMDKNTRHFYNLASARRRNNRIDALVINGRLIRNQDRIKIAIREFYNDLYRQERASVVGFRDGLVNRIDEEESAALERMPTMEEVREVVCDGRGGSQKQTNFTFAGW from the coding sequence ATGATTAGGGAGAAATGGAGGAATCTTGACAAGTTGCAGTTTACAGAGAAGATGAAGGCTTTAACATTGCCTTTGGGGAGATGGCATAAAGacaattttggtgacatggacaAGAAAATTCGATGCTTTGAGGAGGAGATAAAGAAGTTAGATGAGATGGCTGGCAATGGATTTTATGATGGTACAGTGGAGACTAGAAGAAAGGCTCTGGTAAGCTGTTGCAAACGGTGGTATGTGAAAAAAGAAATACACTGGAAGCAAATGCCGTGGTCCAGGCAAGCGAAGGATATGGATAAAAACACTAGACACTTCTATAACTTGGCGTCGGCAAGAAGGAGAAATAATAGAATTGATGCATTGGTAATTAATGGTAGGTTAATAAGAAATCAAGATCGGATCAAGATTGCTATCAGAGAGTTCTATAACGATTTGTATCGTCAGGAAAGAGCGTCGGTTGTGGGGTTTAGGGATGGATTGGTAaatcggattgatgaagaagagTCTGCAGCATTGGAGAGAATGCCGACAATGGAGGAGGTTAGAGAGGTGGTTTGCGATGGTAGGGGAGGCAGTCAGAAACAGACGAATTTCACCTTTGCTGGTTGGTAA
- the LOC112714803 gene encoding uncharacterized protein At4g38062 — protein sequence MDGVQRELEEAKEQVEKLKEECRIKTQLVESLKKDCFEASRKLQEAKQQGEKQASRLLLNSEEIFELKKIQEDLKSSLREKETHIVYLSAENKKIQADCNERMVQLEENNRKLVLDLDEVNARNTFLEHNACASSKEISGLKTLLSATEKKCLEAEEKAREAKILRRRDDVILQLEEENISTHDKIKWRNEQFKHLEEAHEQLRVQFQSSREEWEKERALLIDQLSSLQISLDSQTRIAEGLQSRLEMCNHALSREESKRKLLEAEISEFKSHFENVFTQCEEKKSEIQQLNILRNEEIVQLRSSLGDKEMLVREMEHKIVRLEQDNKELGELLKELREAQIHNAGANSLVSKLRNKLKKLEEVHKNCSLMLKSKESEWSCQAEKMEADISTFKSTLNTKEQEIRELQTELEKCFCAIEEKHMELLIFKSQLAEADSKSFLAETDKAVCISENEDLLCLSTEHMRLKDDSQKAMARECLALEEELERLKKMLDESSEGQLVLKEQLLLVENTLKYEKGVAFEALEMLKLEVANKNDEISRLDCELQNWKSTAEALDISFKEIQATCEKMEASLLSQAENEELLKHENGNLIRIVKDQERKTEDLQQQIALLEKQYAEITEEAERCKQEKKELVQISEERDCCINNLQKDIAFACLKQESMRKEIEDAIVAQLAAENALEQEKKIILNIIAKKDQTINHFQELASAMEQDLLSAACLAFSEQVENSVEVSVLHEALKEAESLAKQEIEERNMKIVTSELEMTNLLENSLRTEQSFLCLKQDSKQLQASLEAMKLETERLSDKQHSMEGIITKLKFERENLLQEIMKLTTERDSMLLYIEDVCDRIGEMSSEDMHLMEKLGNILNTSIDENETGMDSVLCDKLHDSDKANGFHFPLRTKRVEENLDGRSPLREVNSWHV from the coding sequence ATGGATGGTGTCCAGAGAGAGTTAGAGGAAGCAAAAGAACAGGTGGAGAAGCTTAAGGAAGAATGCCGAATCAAAACACAGCTGGTTGAGAGTTTGAAGAAAGATTGCTTTGAAGCTTCTCGTAAACTTCAAGAAGCTAAGCAGCAGGGTGAGAAACAGGCTAGCCGACTCCTTCTTAATTCCGAGGAGATATTTGAACTGAAGAAGATTCAAGAAGATCTCAAGTCTAGTTTGCGCGAGAAAGAAACACACATTGTGTATTTGAGTGCAGAGAATAAGAAGATCCAAGCTGATTGTAATGAGAGAATGGTGCAATTGGAAGAAAATAACAGAAAGCTGGTATTGGATTTAGATgaagtaaatgctagaaacacTTTTCTGGAACATAATGCTTGTGCCAGTAGTAAGGAAATCTCGGGCCTCAAGACACTTCTTTCGGCTACAGAGAAGAAGTGTTTGGAGGCAGAAGAGAAGGCTAGAGAAGCTAAAATTTTGAGGAGGAGAGATGATGTGATTCTGCAATTGGAGGAAGAAAATATAAGCACACATGACAAAATTAAGTGGAGGAATGAACAGTTCAAACACCTCGAAGAAGCACACGAACAGCTGCGAGTTCAGTTCCAATCAAGCAGAGAAGAGTGGGAGAAGGAGAGAGCTCTACTGATTGATCAGTTATCTTCCTTGCAGATTAGTTTGGATTCTCAAACAAGAATTGCTGAGGGGCTCCAATCCCGTTTAGAGATGTGCAATCATGCATTATCTCGTGAAGAAAGCAAGAGGAAACTCCTGGAGGCTGAAATTTCCGAATTCAAGTCTCACTTCGAGAATGTTTTTACCCAGTGTGAAGAGAAAAAGTCAGAGATACAACAATTGAACATACTGAGAAATGAAGAGATAGTGCAGCTCAGAAGTTCATTAGGGGACAAGGAGATGCTGGTGAGGGAAATGGAACATAAAATTGTTCGCCTTGAACAAGATAATAAGGAACTGGGAGAATTACTCAAAGAACTTAGAGAAGCTCAAATCCATAATGCTGGGGCAAATTCTTTGGTATCTAAGCTCCGCAACAAGCTCAAAAAGTTGGAAGAGGTGCATAAAAACTGTTCCTTGATGCTCAAGTCTAAGGAATCAGAATGGAGTTGTCAAGCGGAAAAGATGGAAGCAGATATCAGTACTTTCAAGTCTACACTGAACACCAAAGAACAAGAAATAAGGGAGCTTCAAACAGAACTTGAAAAGTGTTTTTGTGCAATTGAAGAGAAACATATGGAACTCTTGATCTTTAAATCACAACTTGCAGAGGCTGACTCCAAATCATTTTTGGCAGAAACTGATAAAGCAGTTTGTATCAGTGAGAATGAAGATTTGCTTTGTCTCAGTACAGAGCATATGAGATTGAAAGATGATTCACAGAAGGCTATGGCAAGAGAATGTTTAGCGTTGGAGGAAGAGCTTGAACGACTGAAGAAAATGCTAGACGAATCATCTGAAGGCCAGCTTGTCTTGAAAGAGCAACTCTTGCTGGTGGAAAACACCCTAAAATATGAAAAGGGTGTCGCATTTGAGGCTCTAGAAATGCTGAAACTTGAAGTGGCCAATAAAAATGATGAGATCTCCCGATTAGATTGTGAATTACAGAATTGGAAGTCAACTGCCGAAGCCCTTGACATTTCTTTCAAAGAAATTCAGGCAACTTGTGAAAAGATGGAAGCTTCCCTTCTTTCACAGGCTGAGAATGAAGAACTCCTTAAGCATGAAAACGGAAACCTTATCCGCATTGTCAAGGATCAGGAGAGGAAAACTGAAGATCTTCAGCAACAGATAGCTTTATTGGAAAAGCAATATGCAGAGATAACGGAGGAAGCAGAAAGATGTAAGCAAGAGAAGAAGGAACTAGTCCAAATTTCAGAAGAAAGAGATTGTTGCATAAATAATCTTCAAAAAGATATAGCCTTTGCTTGCTTGAAGCAAGAATCAATGAGAAAAGAAATAGAAGATGCAATTGTTGCACAACTAGCTGCTGAAAATGCCCTAGAGCAAGAGAAAAAGATAATTTTGAACATTATAGCCAAGAAGGATCAAACTATCAACCACTTTCAGGAACTAGCTTCAGCAATGGAGCAAGATTTGTTAAGTGCAGCGTGCTTGGCTTTCTCAGAACAGGTGGAAAATTCGGTTGAGGTCAGTGTGCTTCATGAGGCCTTAAAGGAAGCAGAATCCCTGGCAAAACAGGAAATTGAAGAGAGGAACATGAAAATAGTAACATCAGAGTTGGAAATGACCAATTTGCTCGAGAACTCTCTGCGCACTGAACAATCATTCTTATGTTTAAAGCAAGATTCAAAGCAGCTTCAAGCGTCTCTCGAAGCCATGAAGTTGGAAACTGAAAGATTGTCTGATAAACAGCACAGCATGGAAGGTATAATTACAAAGCTCAAATTTGAGAGAGAAAATTTGCTCCAAGAAATCATGAAATTAACAACAGAAAGGGACAGTATGTTGCTATATATTGAAGATGTCTGTGATAGGATTGGAGAGATGTCTAGTGAGGATATGCACTTGATGGAGAAGTTGGGAAATATACTGAACACCTCCATAGATGAAAATGAAACAGGCATGGACTCGGTACTGTGCGACAAGCTGCACGATTCTGATAAAGCAAATGGTTTTCATTTTCCTCTCAGAACTAAAAGAGTTGAAGAAAATTTAGATGGACGATCGCCACTGAGAGAGGTTAACAGTTGGCATGTGTAA
- the LOC112714804 gene encoding uncharacterized protein isoform X2, with amino-acid sequence MGDVEKVKEEAMQILGASEVLPKLVVFDLDYTLWPFYCECRSKREMPSLYPHATGILLALKQKGIHLAIASRSPTPHIASSFLNKLNLNSIFVAQEIFSSWTHKTDHFQKIHSTTGVPFNSMLFFDDENRNIQAVSKMGVTSILVGNGVNLGALREGLTRFSQNWNASQKNKQRWLDKYSKKPDTSNS; translated from the exons ATGGGGGATGTGGAGAAGGTGAAGGAGGAGGCTATGCAGATATTGGGAGCGTCAGAGGTTTTACCTAAACTGGTGGTTTTCGATCTCGATTACACTCTCTGGCCTTTCTACTG TGAGTGCCGGTCGAAGCGCGAGATGCCTTCTCTGTATCCTCATGCCACTGGCATCTTGCTCGCTCTCAAACAAAAAGGCATCCATCTTGCCATTGCTTCTAGATCCCCCACTCCTCACATCGCTTCTTCTTTCCTTAACAAACTCAACCTTAATTCCATCTTTGTTGCCCAG GAGATATTTTCAAGTTGGACCCACAAAACAGATCATTTCCAGAAAATTCATTCCACAACTGGGGTTCCCTTCAACTCTATGCTCTTTTTTGATGATGAGAATAGGAACATCCAAGCG GTATCAAAGATGGGAGTGACAAGCATCTTGGTTGGGAATGGGGTCAACCTTGGAGCACTAAGAGAAGGGCTTACAAGATTCTCTCAAAACTGGAATGCATCTCAGAAGAACAAGCAGAGATGGTTGGACAAGTACTCTAAGAAGCCAGATACTTCCAACAGTTGA